The Oryzias latipes chromosome 1, ASM223467v1 genome contains a region encoding:
- the LOC101164208 gene encoding mucolipin-1 isoform X2: MDVTRRNDSPEQEGPPPATTNYGSTGGSGEHQHPNNHHGCNHSNHSFPTTTTGDWVTADEEEEALRRKLKYFFMSPCDKYHAKGRKPFKLILQLLKIIIVTAQLVLFGLSNQVVVTFKEENTMTFKHLFLKDYDDATGDSFAVYTQQDVYDHIFHVVEKYLTLPETTVGRYAYVYDVGVNGSALSLCQQYYKRGRIDPANDTFSIDPQIKTDCIGVNPLAVPSQRLGSSYRNFTLKFHKLINVTIEFQLKAINIQTIINNEIPDCYTFYITVVLDNKAHSGKVKIWLENKATIKECKDPSVSGHAENYTRVAFDVAVAVVCLLSLLLCGRSILRGIMLQQEYVRYFKENLDRPVSWTDRLEFINGWFILLIISDIFTVTGSIIKIGIESKNMSSYDLCGILLGTSTLLVWVGVIRYLTFFQKYNILIITLRAAFPNVIRFCCCVAVIYLGYCFCGWIVLGPYHVKFRSLSMVSECLFSLINGDDMFVTFSEMQESSNLVWLFSQVYLYTFISLFIYMVLSLFIALITGAYETIKHQTQEPLHITDLHAFIAECTDAPSSGKFRGLETSPCSFFCCCDRTTTYEDVLLVN, encoded by the exons ATGGATGTAACGAGACGAAACGACTCTCCAG AGCAGGAAGGGCCGCCGCCCGCCACGACAAACTACGGCTCCACAGGGGGCAGCGGCGAGCACCAGCATCCCAACAACCACCACGGCTGTAACCATAGCAACCACAGCTTTCCCACGACGACGACCGGGGACTGGGTCACGgcggacgaggaggaggaggccctCCGCAGGAAGCTGAAGTATTTCTTCATGAGCCCGTGTGATAAATATCACGCCAAGGGCCGCAAGCCGTTCAAACTGatcctgcagctgctgaagaTCATCATCGTCACCGCTCAG TTGGTGCTGTTTGGCCTCAGTAACCAGGTGGTGGTCACCTTTAAGGAGGAGAACACCATGACCTTCAAGCACCTGTTCCTCAAAGACTACGACGACGCCACAGGCGACTCCTTCGCCGTTTACACCCAGCAGGACGTCTACGACCACATCTTCCATGTAGTGGAGAAG TATCTGACCTTACCGGAGACCACGGTCGGGCGCTACGCGTACGTCTACGACGTTGGCGTGAACGGCAGCGCCCTCTCCCTCTGCCAGCAGTACTACAAGAGGGGTCGGATCGACCCGGCCAACGACACCTTCAGCATCGACCCTCAGATCAAAACAG ATTGCATCGGCGTGAACCCTCTGGCCGTCCCGTCGCAGCGGCTCGGCAGCAGCTACAGGAACTTCACGCTCAAGTTCCACAa GCTGATCAACGTGACCATCGAGTTCCAGCTGAAGGCCATCAACATCCAGACCATCATCAACAACGAGATTCCAGACTGCTACACCTTCTACATCACG GTGGTTCTGGACAACAAGGCTCACAGCGGGAAGGTGAAGATCTGGTTAGAAAACAAGGCAACGATAAAGGAATGCAAGGACCCGAGCGTCTCCGGACACG CGGAGAACTACACCCGGGTGGCGTTCGATGTCGCCGTGGCCGTGGTGTGCCTgctgtctctgctgctgtgtggaCGCTCCATACTGCGAGGCATCATGCTGCAGCAG GAGTATGTGCGCTACTTTAAGGAGAACCTGGACCGCCCGGTGTCCTGGACCGACCGCCTGGAGTTCATTAACGGCTGGttcatcctcctcatcatcagcgACATCTTCACCGTCACCGGCAGCATCATCAAAATCGGCATCGAGTCGAAG aacATGTCCTCGTATGACCTCTGTGGCATCCTCCTGGGGACCTCCACTCTGTTGGTGTGGGTGGGGGTCATCCGCTACCTCACCTTCTTCCAGAAGTACAAT ATCCTCATCATCACTCTTCGAGCGGCGTTCCCCAACGTCATCCGGTTCTGCTGCTGTGTAGCCGTCATCTACCTGGGTTACTGCTTCTGTGGATGGATCGTGCTCGGACCGTACCATGTCAAG TTCCGCTCTCTGTCCATGGTGTCGGAGTGCCTGTTCTCCCTGATCAACGGCGACGACATGTTCGTGACCTTCTCCGAGATGCAGGAGAGCAGCAACCTGGTGTGGCTGTTCAGCCAGGTGTACCTGTACACCTTCATCTCCCTCTTCATCTACATGGTCCTGTCTCTGTTCATCGCTCTCATCACGGGAGCCTACGAGACCATAAAG CATCAAACCCAAGAGCCTCTCCACATAACGGACCTCCACGCCTTCATCGCAGAGTGCACCGACGCTCCGAGCTCCGGGAAGTTCAGAGGTCTGGAGACGTCGCCCTGctccttcttctgctgctgtgacaG
- the LOC101164208 gene encoding mucolipin-1 isoform X1 — MDVTRRNDSPAEQEGPPPATTNYGSTGGSGEHQHPNNHHGCNHSNHSFPTTTTGDWVTADEEEEALRRKLKYFFMSPCDKYHAKGRKPFKLILQLLKIIIVTAQLVLFGLSNQVVVTFKEENTMTFKHLFLKDYDDATGDSFAVYTQQDVYDHIFHVVEKYLTLPETTVGRYAYVYDVGVNGSALSLCQQYYKRGRIDPANDTFSIDPQIKTDCIGVNPLAVPSQRLGSSYRNFTLKFHKLINVTIEFQLKAINIQTIINNEIPDCYTFYITVVLDNKAHSGKVKIWLENKATIKECKDPSVSGHAENYTRVAFDVAVAVVCLLSLLLCGRSILRGIMLQQEYVRYFKENLDRPVSWTDRLEFINGWFILLIISDIFTVTGSIIKIGIESKNMSSYDLCGILLGTSTLLVWVGVIRYLTFFQKYNILIITLRAAFPNVIRFCCCVAVIYLGYCFCGWIVLGPYHVKFRSLSMVSECLFSLINGDDMFVTFSEMQESSNLVWLFSQVYLYTFISLFIYMVLSLFIALITGAYETIKHQTQEPLHITDLHAFIAECTDAPSSGKFRGLETSPCSFFCCCDRTTTYEDVLLVN; from the exons ATGGATGTAACGAGACGAAACGACTCTCCAG CAGAGCAGGAAGGGCCGCCGCCCGCCACGACAAACTACGGCTCCACAGGGGGCAGCGGCGAGCACCAGCATCCCAACAACCACCACGGCTGTAACCATAGCAACCACAGCTTTCCCACGACGACGACCGGGGACTGGGTCACGgcggacgaggaggaggaggccctCCGCAGGAAGCTGAAGTATTTCTTCATGAGCCCGTGTGATAAATATCACGCCAAGGGCCGCAAGCCGTTCAAACTGatcctgcagctgctgaagaTCATCATCGTCACCGCTCAG TTGGTGCTGTTTGGCCTCAGTAACCAGGTGGTGGTCACCTTTAAGGAGGAGAACACCATGACCTTCAAGCACCTGTTCCTCAAAGACTACGACGACGCCACAGGCGACTCCTTCGCCGTTTACACCCAGCAGGACGTCTACGACCACATCTTCCATGTAGTGGAGAAG TATCTGACCTTACCGGAGACCACGGTCGGGCGCTACGCGTACGTCTACGACGTTGGCGTGAACGGCAGCGCCCTCTCCCTCTGCCAGCAGTACTACAAGAGGGGTCGGATCGACCCGGCCAACGACACCTTCAGCATCGACCCTCAGATCAAAACAG ATTGCATCGGCGTGAACCCTCTGGCCGTCCCGTCGCAGCGGCTCGGCAGCAGCTACAGGAACTTCACGCTCAAGTTCCACAa GCTGATCAACGTGACCATCGAGTTCCAGCTGAAGGCCATCAACATCCAGACCATCATCAACAACGAGATTCCAGACTGCTACACCTTCTACATCACG GTGGTTCTGGACAACAAGGCTCACAGCGGGAAGGTGAAGATCTGGTTAGAAAACAAGGCAACGATAAAGGAATGCAAGGACCCGAGCGTCTCCGGACACG CGGAGAACTACACCCGGGTGGCGTTCGATGTCGCCGTGGCCGTGGTGTGCCTgctgtctctgctgctgtgtggaCGCTCCATACTGCGAGGCATCATGCTGCAGCAG GAGTATGTGCGCTACTTTAAGGAGAACCTGGACCGCCCGGTGTCCTGGACCGACCGCCTGGAGTTCATTAACGGCTGGttcatcctcctcatcatcagcgACATCTTCACCGTCACCGGCAGCATCATCAAAATCGGCATCGAGTCGAAG aacATGTCCTCGTATGACCTCTGTGGCATCCTCCTGGGGACCTCCACTCTGTTGGTGTGGGTGGGGGTCATCCGCTACCTCACCTTCTTCCAGAAGTACAAT ATCCTCATCATCACTCTTCGAGCGGCGTTCCCCAACGTCATCCGGTTCTGCTGCTGTGTAGCCGTCATCTACCTGGGTTACTGCTTCTGTGGATGGATCGTGCTCGGACCGTACCATGTCAAG TTCCGCTCTCTGTCCATGGTGTCGGAGTGCCTGTTCTCCCTGATCAACGGCGACGACATGTTCGTGACCTTCTCCGAGATGCAGGAGAGCAGCAACCTGGTGTGGCTGTTCAGCCAGGTGTACCTGTACACCTTCATCTCCCTCTTCATCTACATGGTCCTGTCTCTGTTCATCGCTCTCATCACGGGAGCCTACGAGACCATAAAG CATCAAACCCAAGAGCCTCTCCACATAACGGACCTCCACGCCTTCATCGCAGAGTGCACCGACGCTCCGAGCTCCGGGAAGTTCAGAGGTCTGGAGACGTCGCCCTGctccttcttctgctgctgtgacaG